Proteins co-encoded in one Pelobates fuscus isolate aPelFus1 chromosome 5, aPelFus1.pri, whole genome shotgun sequence genomic window:
- the LOC134610381 gene encoding la-related protein 6-like, which produces MSAPGCEHLRSVHSYRSLPVEMHPHSFDSGLVLREQNCNINRRSQNRYFDNLNGSFCDVTETLDDDSYEGDSGIPDMTLVQKIVSQVEFYLSDENLSRDAFLLKHVQKNKMGYVSIKLLTSFKKVKNLARDWRKTLYALQFSEILEVNEEETKVRRKTPIPDTLLGLPPTKLLLAWNFSDSEQRPSICHQTFMEIVTALFAPYGVITSVRILKPGKEVPCYVKKYISRYTELTTKKSALVEFENLEGARKALEAYCMDQHSVSDSLKVIPVSSRGIRKNSGMESDEIEDSYLPSKKVAKKQNRVSERLQYAMEDITFYSSSESDSTPASPVSTPRYLSTSNLTSPNLSLKPLAFSSPRSSPLLVRKNFSQPYHTNPSPLATELMNGGCFSPATSPEMCRRITEYSLDSGIGSYSPWVQRRRAAAHNLRIDNKSLPCSPLAVKSAASSGLPSGVLRLPRGPDGSKGFHNSIGRGKLVLRH; this is translated from the exons ATGTCTGCTCCAGGTTGTGAACATCTAAGATCAGTGCATAGTTACCGTAGCCTTCCTGTTGAAATGCATCCGCACTCCTTTGATTCTGGTCTTGTTCTCCGTGAGCAAAATTGCAATATAAACCGGAGATCACAGAATCGATACTTTGATAACTTGAATGG GAGTTTCTGTGATGTGACTGAAACACTGGATGATGACTCCTATGAAGGTGACAGTGGGATCCCTGATATGACACTTGTGCAGAAGATTGTGAGCCAGGTGGAGTTCTATCTCTCGGATGAGAACTTGTCTCGTGATGCTTTTCTGCTCAAACATGTGCAGAAGAATAAAATGGGTTATGTCAGCATAAAACTACTCACCTCCTTTAAGAAG GTGAAGAATCTTGCACGTGATTGGAGAAAAACATTATATGCTCTGCAGTTTTCAGAAATTCTTGAGGTTAATGAGGAGGAGACAAAAGTGAGAAGAAAAACGCCAATTCCAGATACTCTTTTAGGACTACCTCCCACTAAACTACTTCTAGCTTGGAATTTTAGCGATTCTGAGCAAAGACCTTCTATATGCCACCAGACCTTCATGGAGATTGTCACAGCTCTATTTGCACCATATGGGGTTATAACATCTGTTCGTATTTTGAAACCAGGTAAAGAGGTACCTTGTTATGTTAAAAAGTATATATCCAGGTACACTGAACTGACTACCAAAAAAAGTGCTCTTGTAGAATTTGAGAACTTGGAAGGGGCCCGTAAAGCCCTTGAGGCATATTGCATGGATCAACACTCAGTTAGTGATTCTTTAAAAGTGATACCAGTAAGTAGTCGTGGCATACGCAAAAATAGTGGGATGGAATCTGATGAAATTGAAGACTCTTATTTGCCTAGCAAGAAGGTGGCAAAGAAGCAAAATAGAGTCTCGGAAAGACTTCAGTATGCCATGGAAGACATAACATTTTACAGTTCATCTGAGTCAGACAGCACACCTGCTTCTCCTGTATCGACACCCCGTTACCTCTCCACTTCAAACCTCACAAGCCCAAATTTATCGCTTAAGCCACTTGCTTTCAGTAGTCCTCGATCCAGTCCACTGCTGGTACGTAAAAACTTCTCCCAGCCTTACCATACTAATCCCTCTCCATTGGCTACTGAGCTCATGAATGGTGGTTGTTTCAGTCCTGCTACAAGCCCAGAAATGTGCCGCAGGATAACCGAATATTCTTTGGACAGTGGTATTGGATCTTATAGTCCTTGGGTGCAAAGACGCAGAGCTGCTGCCCACAACCTGCGCATAGACAACAAGTCTTTACCCTGCAGCCCTCTAGCAGTGAAATCTGCTGCTTCAAGTGGCCTTCCCAGTGGAGTACTTCGTCTGCCACGAGGTCCGGATGGAAGTAAAGGCTTTCACAACAGCATTGGCCGTGGAAAGCTAGTGTTAAGACACTAA